A genomic window from Elaeis guineensis isolate ETL-2024a chromosome 3, EG11, whole genome shotgun sequence includes:
- the LOC140856497 gene encoding glycosyltransferase BC10-like isoform X1 — MREDRKRPIFSSSSILSYSLVVTVTMTMKKRMPPSSSPSIQQHFWLGLQLVLSLSVLVCVLALLRISSQSQSSASAFSSSGRSSSVEGTPKIAFLFLARSNLPLDFVWHAFFQNAEKRCYSIYIHSEPGFVFDKSTTRSPFFYGRQLNGSVKVEWGESSMVDAERLLLAAALEDPANQRFVLISDRYLVSTIPW, encoded by the exons ATGCGAGAAGATAGAAAGCGTCccatcttctcttcctcctcgatTCTTTCATACTCCCTCGTCGTGACGGTGACAATGACGATGAAGAAGAGGATGCCGCCGTCTTCGTCGCCGTCGATCCAGCAGCACTTCTGGCTGGGTCTGCAGCTTGTGCTCTCCCTCTCCGTCCTCGTCTGCGTCCTTGCCCTCCTTCGCATCAGCTCTCAATCCCAATCCTCTGCCTCCGCCTTCTCTTCCTCTGGACGGTCCTCCTCCGTCGAAGGGACTCCCAAGATCGCCTTCCTCTTCCTTGCTCGCTCCAATCTCCCTCTCGATTTCGTCTGGCACGCCTTCTTCCAG AATGCCGAGAAGCGCTGCTACTCGATTTACATACATTCCGAGCCGGGTTTCGTCTTCGATAAGTCGACCACGAGATCCCCCTTCTTTTATGGCCGCCAGCTCAACGGGAGCGTAAAG GTGGAGTGGGGAGAGTCGAGTATGGTTGACGCGGAGCGCTTGTTGCTTGCAGCTGCGCTTGAGGATCCTGCGAACCAACGCTTTGTTTTAATCTCTGACAGGTACCTGGTTTCCACCATCCCTTGGTAA
- the LOC140856497 gene encoding glycosyltransferase BC10-like isoform X2, translated as MREDRKRPIFSSSSILSYSLVVTVTMTMKKRMPPSSSPSIQQHFWLGLQLVLSLSVLVCVLALLRISSQSQSSASAFSSSGRSSSVEGTPKIAFLFLARSNLPLDFVWHAFFQNAEKRCYSIYIHSEPGFVFDKSTTRSPFFYGRQLNGSVKVEWGESSMVDAERLLLAAALEDPANQRFVLISDS; from the exons ATGCGAGAAGATAGAAAGCGTCccatcttctcttcctcctcgatTCTTTCATACTCCCTCGTCGTGACGGTGACAATGACGATGAAGAAGAGGATGCCGCCGTCTTCGTCGCCGTCGATCCAGCAGCACTTCTGGCTGGGTCTGCAGCTTGTGCTCTCCCTCTCCGTCCTCGTCTGCGTCCTTGCCCTCCTTCGCATCAGCTCTCAATCCCAATCCTCTGCCTCCGCCTTCTCTTCCTCTGGACGGTCCTCCTCCGTCGAAGGGACTCCCAAGATCGCCTTCCTCTTCCTTGCTCGCTCCAATCTCCCTCTCGATTTCGTCTGGCACGCCTTCTTCCAG AATGCCGAGAAGCGCTGCTACTCGATTTACATACATTCCGAGCCGGGTTTCGTCTTCGATAAGTCGACCACGAGATCCCCCTTCTTTTATGGCCGCCAGCTCAACGGGAGCGTAAAG GTGGAGTGGGGAGAGTCGAGTATGGTTGACGCGGAGCGCTTGTTGCTTGCAGCTGCGCTTGAGGATCCTGCGAACCAACGCTTTGTTTTAATCTCTGACAG CTGA